Proteins encoded within one genomic window of Streptomyces sp. NBC_01314:
- a CDS encoding SDR family NAD(P)-dependent oxidoreductase: MTTIAVIGAGPGLGAAVARRFGREGFAVALVARDPERTKALAADLTGQGVPAQGFAADVRDPEALTAALDAAHTALGPIEVLQYSPLPHRDFMLPVLETGHADLVGPIEFSVYGAVAAVRQVLPGMRDLGRGTVLFVNGGTAVVPHPDRAGTSIAFAAESAYGHLLHDTLAREGIHVAQLVVPGAIVPGHPRKDPAVLADTLWGLHRDRHGFRHFADDLDAS; encoded by the coding sequence ATGACCACCATCGCCGTCATCGGAGCCGGACCGGGTCTCGGCGCGGCGGTCGCGCGTCGCTTCGGCCGTGAGGGGTTCGCCGTGGCGCTCGTCGCCCGCGACCCTGAGCGGACGAAGGCGCTCGCCGCCGACCTGACCGGCCAGGGCGTCCCGGCGCAGGGGTTCGCCGCCGACGTACGCGACCCGGAGGCCCTGACCGCCGCACTCGACGCGGCGCACACGGCGCTGGGGCCGATCGAGGTCCTGCAGTACAGCCCGCTGCCGCACCGCGACTTCATGCTGCCGGTGCTGGAGACCGGTCATGCCGACCTCGTCGGCCCGATCGAGTTCTCCGTCTACGGCGCGGTCGCCGCCGTACGGCAGGTGCTGCCCGGTATGCGCGACCTCGGCCGCGGCACCGTCCTCTTCGTCAACGGCGGTACGGCCGTGGTCCCGCACCCCGACCGGGCCGGCACGTCCATCGCGTTCGCCGCGGAGAGCGCGTACGGCCACCTGCTGCACGACACCCTCGCGCGCGAGGGCATCCATGTCGCCCAGCTGGTCGTCCCGGGCGCGATCGTCCCCGGTCACCCCAGGAAGGACCCGGCCGTCCTCGCCGACACCCTGTGGGGCCTCCATCGCGACCGCCACGGCTTCCGCCACTTCGCCGACGACCTCGACGCCTCGTAG
- a CDS encoding MFS transporter: MPSSPVVPPPPNPEQAERRSQLRRVALSGLLGTAVEFYDFLVYGTVAALVFGELFFPGADPAVGTIAAFGTFAAGYLARPLGGIVFGHFGDRLGRKSMLLLTMGLMGGASFLIGLLPTYDTIGVWAPVLLITLRVLQGIAIGGEWGGATLMVVEHAGEKRRGLWSSFTQMGAPLGSLLSSVVVTFVVAMPREEFAAWGWRVPFLLSVVLLGVGLFVRLKVVESPLFTQVKKDRAEARLPIVDVLRRPRPLLLACCVGIGAFTAQSLLTSYLIAYATGIGYPRPQVLTALTVSASVALVVLPCASALSDRVGRRPVVLTGALASAALAFPVLALVDSRSPGLLVLAVVLGHGFAQSVMYGPLGALLTEMFGTKVRYTGASLGYQGATLIGAGFSPMIAGSLVAGSGNSTPVALLLCGGALITAVTVCFVRESAQTSLADPDPTERPAVPHTQEISA, translated from the coding sequence ATGCCCTCGTCCCCCGTCGTCCCACCACCCCCGAACCCCGAACAGGCCGAACGCAGAAGCCAGTTGCGTCGTGTGGCGCTGTCGGGTCTGCTCGGTACGGCCGTCGAGTTCTACGATTTCCTGGTGTACGGAACGGTCGCCGCGCTGGTCTTCGGTGAGCTGTTCTTCCCGGGCGCGGACCCGGCTGTCGGTACGATCGCCGCGTTCGGCACCTTCGCCGCCGGATACCTCGCCCGCCCGCTGGGCGGCATCGTCTTCGGGCACTTCGGCGACCGTCTGGGCCGCAAGTCCATGCTGCTGCTGACCATGGGCCTGATGGGCGGCGCCAGCTTCCTCATCGGCCTGCTGCCCACCTACGACACCATCGGCGTGTGGGCACCCGTCCTGCTGATCACCCTGCGGGTGCTGCAGGGCATCGCCATCGGCGGCGAATGGGGCGGCGCCACCCTCATGGTCGTCGAGCACGCCGGCGAGAAACGGCGCGGACTGTGGTCCAGCTTCACGCAGATGGGAGCACCGCTCGGCTCCCTGCTCTCCTCGGTCGTCGTCACCTTCGTCGTCGCCATGCCCCGTGAGGAGTTCGCCGCGTGGGGCTGGCGCGTGCCGTTCCTCCTCAGCGTCGTCCTGCTCGGCGTCGGACTCTTCGTCCGCCTCAAGGTGGTCGAAAGCCCCCTGTTCACCCAGGTCAAGAAGGACCGGGCCGAGGCCCGGCTGCCGATCGTCGACGTCCTGCGGCGCCCGCGCCCCCTGCTGCTGGCCTGCTGCGTCGGCATCGGCGCGTTCACCGCGCAGTCCCTGCTGACCAGCTACCTGATCGCCTACGCCACCGGCATCGGCTACCCCCGCCCGCAGGTGCTCACCGCGCTCACCGTCTCCGCGTCCGTCGCACTCGTCGTCCTGCCGTGCGCGTCGGCGCTCTCCGACCGTGTCGGGCGCCGCCCGGTCGTCCTCACCGGAGCCCTCGCCTCCGCCGCGCTCGCCTTCCCCGTGCTCGCGCTGGTGGACTCCAGGTCACCCGGACTGCTCGTCCTCGCGGTCGTCCTGGGCCACGGATTCGCCCAGTCCGTGATGTACGGACCCCTGGGCGCACTGCTCACCGAGATGTTCGGGACCAAGGTCCGCTACACCGGCGCCTCCCTCGGCTACCAGGGCGCCACCCTCATCGGCGCCGGATTCTCCCCCATGATCGCCGGGAGCCTCGTGGCCGGGAGCGGAAACAGCACCCCCGTCGCCCTGCTGCTGTGCGGCGGCGCCTTGATCACCGCGGTGACCGTCTGCTTCGTCCGCGAGAGCGCCCAGACCTCGCTCGCGGACCCGGACCCCACCGAACGCCCCGCCGTCCCCCACACCCAGGAGATCTCCGCATGA
- a CDS encoding PaaX family transcriptional regulator C-terminal domain-containing protein — MEDYDILDTPDSDTTDGPQPRPQSLMLAFFGNHVLEEDDRDLCVYSGSIIDVLGRVGVGEQAVRSTLTRMVNRGLLRRQREGRRMYFGLTPQATRVLWDGRTRIWKQGAVNDDWDGTWTLLGFSLPDSWKRQRHDLRSRLTWSGFGALYSGLWIAPGNVDIAGVVAELGLTDHVKIFHAQANVATDIELMIRDTWDLESIAARYVTFDKRWTAHLGGGSGDDPIGTRLRLVSEWLWTIRTDPRLPARHLPHAWPARPAEDTFRRVADQTAAPAARMAGELLDTMPLR; from the coding sequence GTGGAGGACTACGACATCCTGGACACCCCGGACAGCGACACCACGGACGGCCCGCAGCCGCGCCCGCAGTCGCTCATGCTCGCCTTCTTCGGCAACCACGTGCTGGAGGAGGACGACCGTGACCTGTGCGTGTACTCGGGCAGCATCATCGACGTACTCGGCCGTGTCGGCGTCGGTGAACAGGCCGTACGTTCCACGCTGACCCGCATGGTCAACCGCGGTCTGCTGCGGCGCCAGCGCGAGGGCCGCAGGATGTACTTCGGTCTCACACCGCAGGCGACGCGCGTTCTGTGGGACGGCCGCACCCGCATCTGGAAGCAGGGCGCGGTCAACGACGACTGGGACGGCACCTGGACCCTCCTCGGCTTCTCCCTCCCCGACTCCTGGAAGCGCCAGCGGCACGACCTTCGCTCGCGGCTGACCTGGTCCGGGTTCGGGGCCCTGTACAGCGGGCTGTGGATCGCCCCGGGGAACGTCGACATCGCCGGTGTCGTCGCGGAGCTCGGACTCACCGACCACGTCAAGATCTTCCACGCCCAGGCGAACGTGGCCACCGACATCGAGCTGATGATCCGCGACACCTGGGACCTGGAGAGCATCGCGGCCCGCTACGTCACCTTCGACAAGCGCTGGACGGCCCACCTGGGCGGCGGTTCCGGTGACGACCCGATCGGGACCCGTCTGCGGCTCGTCAGCGAGTGGCTCTGGACCATCCGCACCGACCCCCGCCTCCCCGCCCGCCATCTTCCCCACGCCTGGCCGGCCCGCCCCGCCGAGGACACCTTCCGCCGCGTCGCCGACCAGACCGCGGCACCCGCCGCACGGATGGCCGGGGAACTCCTCGACACGATGCCGCTGCGCTGA
- a CDS encoding SpoIIE family protein phosphatase: protein MDSTADGLVSRVARELVPRADVLIGEVEQCLRHEMPELWERPDARVSESVAEHVVAVLSALRYGVDPGGIEVPATELERVRRVARHGIPVSAVLRAFRLAQGILLDRLLEEMARRTDDAALISEATRSLIATATGYVDRTSEQGVVAYEEERDRRLRWRLSMVNEASMRIGTTLDIARTTQELADFATEHFADLVTVDLLDSALNGHDTPADDPLAPPVLHRVAQRSAAHPDRAPEPARPQPHTFPPDSPAARALTTGQPTRHRLDGRRRGPHETPEPATGACAGKGDRGAGSADAVGGGDVGRADGDRAVDRGRAAVDGSPVGRAHPVHSTLVVPLRARGATLGVAQFCRDHNPAAFDDEDLLLAQEIAARAAVAVDNARRYTHARATALTLQHSLLPRRTPRQSAVDVAFRYLPADAHGGVGGDWYDVIPLSGARVALVVGDVVGHGIHAAATMGRLRTAVRTLADIDLPPDELLTHLDDVVIRLAAEAEENGADDDAGAVMDTDTAPSAAARDTGAAEATADAATEAAEAAAGGGGDIGATCLYAVYDPVSRRCTLARAGHVLPAVVRADGTVDILDLPPGPPLGLGGLPFEAAEIELPEGSLLALYTDGLIEARDHDIGAGLSRLRDALARPAPSLEATCDAVLETLLPARPPDDVALLLARTRALGAGQVATWDLEAEPAAVARARVNVTRQLSDWGLEELEFTAELVVSELVTNAIRYGRPPVRLRLIHDRTLMCEVSDSGGTTPHLRRARVFDEGGRGLLLVAQLAEHWGTRRARQGKTVWAELNDSATAVFPALTAL, encoded by the coding sequence GTGGACTCCACGGCTGACGGTCTCGTGTCCCGAGTCGCGCGTGAGCTCGTCCCGAGGGCGGACGTGCTGATCGGCGAGGTGGAGCAGTGCCTGCGCCACGAGATGCCCGAGCTGTGGGAGCGCCCCGACGCCAGGGTCTCGGAGAGCGTCGCCGAGCACGTCGTCGCGGTGCTGTCCGCCCTCCGGTACGGCGTCGACCCGGGCGGCATCGAGGTACCCGCGACCGAACTGGAGCGCGTCCGCCGCGTCGCCCGGCACGGTATCCCCGTCAGCGCGGTGCTGCGGGCCTTCCGGCTCGCCCAGGGCATCCTCCTCGACCGCCTGCTCGAAGAGATGGCCCGGCGCACCGACGACGCGGCCCTGATCAGCGAGGCCACGCGCAGCCTGATCGCCACGGCGACGGGGTACGTGGACCGCACCTCCGAGCAGGGCGTCGTGGCGTACGAGGAGGAGCGGGACCGGCGACTGCGGTGGCGGCTGTCGATGGTGAACGAGGCGAGCATGCGCATCGGCACCACCCTGGACATCGCCCGCACCACCCAGGAGCTGGCCGACTTCGCCACCGAGCACTTCGCCGACCTCGTCACCGTCGACCTGCTCGACTCCGCGCTCAACGGGCACGACACCCCGGCGGACGACCCCCTCGCACCGCCCGTACTCCACCGGGTCGCCCAGCGTTCGGCCGCCCACCCCGACCGGGCGCCGGAGCCCGCCCGCCCGCAACCCCACACCTTCCCGCCGGATTCACCAGCGGCCCGCGCCCTGACGACGGGCCAGCCGACCAGGCACCGTCTCGACGGCCGTCGCCGAGGACCGCACGAGACCCCGGAGCCTGCGACCGGTGCGTGTGCCGGGAAGGGCGACAGGGGCGCGGGCAGCGCTGACGCTGTGGGCGGTGGCGATGTCGGGCGTGCCGATGGTGACCGTGCCGTGGACAGGGGCCGGGCGGCCGTGGACGGGAGTCCCGTCGGCCGTGCCCACCCGGTCCACTCCACGCTGGTGGTGCCGTTGCGTGCCCGGGGCGCCACCCTCGGGGTCGCGCAGTTCTGCCGGGACCACAACCCCGCCGCGTTCGACGACGAGGATCTGCTGCTGGCCCAGGAGATCGCGGCGCGGGCGGCGGTCGCCGTGGACAACGCCCGCCGCTACACCCACGCCCGCGCCACCGCCCTCACCCTGCAGCACAGCCTGCTCCCGCGCCGCACCCCGAGGCAGTCCGCCGTCGACGTCGCCTTCCGCTACCTCCCCGCCGACGCCCACGGCGGTGTGGGCGGCGACTGGTACGACGTCATTCCGCTCTCCGGGGCCAGGGTCGCCCTCGTCGTGGGTGACGTCGTGGGCCACGGCATCCACGCCGCCGCCACGATGGGTCGCCTCAGGACCGCCGTACGCACCCTGGCCGACATCGACCTGCCGCCCGACGAACTCCTCACCCATCTGGACGACGTGGTGATCCGCCTGGCCGCCGAGGCGGAGGAGAACGGCGCGGACGACGACGCCGGGGCCGTCATGGACACGGACACGGCACCCTCCGCCGCCGCCCGGGACACCGGAGCCGCGGAAGCCACCGCGGACGCCGCCACGGAAGCGGCCGAAGCCGCCGCCGGAGGAGGCGGGGACATCGGTGCCACCTGCCTCTACGCCGTGTACGACCCCGTCTCGCGCCGCTGCACCCTCGCCCGCGCGGGGCATGTGCTGCCCGCCGTGGTGAGGGCGGACGGCACCGTCGACATCCTGGACCTGCCCCCGGGGCCGCCGCTCGGCCTGGGCGGGCTGCCGTTCGAGGCGGCGGAGATCGAACTGCCCGAGGGCAGCCTGCTCGCGCTCTACACCGACGGTCTGATCGAGGCACGGGACCACGACATCGGCGCGGGCCTGTCCCGGCTCCGCGACGCCCTCGCCCGGCCCGCCCCCTCCCTGGAGGCCACCTGCGACGCCGTACTCGAAACCCTGCTGCCCGCCAGGCCGCCCGACGACGTAGCCCTGCTCCTGGCGCGGACCCGGGCCCTCGGCGCGGGCCAGGTCGCCACCTGGGACCTGGAGGCCGAACCCGCCGCCGTCGCGAGGGCAAGGGTGAACGTCACCCGGCAGCTGAGCGACTGGGGCCTGGAGGAGCTGGAGTTCACCGCCGAGCTGGTGGTCAGCGAACTCGTCACGAACGCCATCCGCTACGGCCGGCCTCCCGTCCGGCTGCGCCTCATCCACGACCGCACCCTCATGTGCGAGGTCTCGGACTCCGGCGGGACCACCCCGCACCTGCGCCGCGCCCGTGTCTTCGACGAGGGCGGGCGGGGTCTCCTCCTGGTCGCCCAGCTCGCCGAGCACTGGGGAACCCGTCGGGCCCGCCAGGGCAAGACGGTGTGGGCCGAGCTGAACGACTCCGCCACCGCCGTGTTCCCGGCGCTGACCGCCCTCTAG
- a CDS encoding PPOX class F420-dependent oxidoreductase: MTATSFNPRALLAKSRLGVLATLKADGRPQLSPVMPSYDEEAGVIRISTTEATAKTTNLRRDPRAALEVTSADGMSWATAEGTVHLTGPGTDPEGPEVQALVDYYRAAAGEHPDWDEYRSVMVSDRRVLITLTVDHVYGAAIG, from the coding sequence ATGACCGCCACTTCGTTCAACCCGCGTGCCCTGCTGGCGAAGAGCCGGCTCGGTGTCCTCGCCACCCTCAAGGCGGACGGCCGCCCCCAGCTGTCGCCCGTCATGCCCTCCTACGACGAGGAGGCCGGAGTCATCCGCATCTCCACCACCGAGGCGACCGCCAAGACCACCAACCTGCGCCGGGACCCGCGCGCCGCACTGGAGGTGACCAGCGCCGACGGCATGTCCTGGGCCACGGCCGAGGGCACGGTCCACCTCACCGGACCGGGCACCGACCCCGAGGGCCCGGAGGTCCAGGCCCTGGTGGACTACTACCGCGCAGCCGCCGGGGAGCACCCGGACTGGGACGAGTACCGCTCGGTGATGGTCTCCGACCGCCGGGTCCTCATCACCCTGACGGTCGACCACGTGTACGGCGCCGCGATCGGCTGA
- a CDS encoding serine/threonine-protein kinase, whose amino-acid sequence MVSDVGRLVAGRYRLTEQIGRGGMGTVWRAGDEVLGRQVAVKRLHVQPHLSPDDLVTLYERTRREARSAARITHPNVIVVHDVVDDRVDDRVDGARGGFESGTGDGRPCIVMEYVPAPTLADLLTDGRTLPPEEAARIGLGMVAALRAAHAAGVLHRDVKPGNVLLGAEGRIVLTDFGIAMTADASTLTKTGEMVGSIHYMAPERIRGQKPGPASDLWALGATLYQAVEGRPPFRRLTAMEAAYAIAVDPLEPLKQGGALKPLIEALLAKDPADRPTTEQTEHALRAVVSGQATIAQPVPGAGGRVHEGSYGVPYGAVSYDERETGGRHTGQRTLSGTGTGTGGRTDRATGPVADRERDHGGGRGGPGLDGRPGGSPGSPNDAHATGGAGSEGGRPTRPSRKKRRILVPVAAVTVAAMTVGAALYVTSNPDGETASPGRGPSATPSYSPSPLPDGFHLVTEKGLGVSFPVPDGWKASKRTSGEVVYTDETGLVRLAVGVVDPAGSHPMTHFKDIEANTKVNYPTSYRKLRMQKTTFRGQPAAVWEFTFQGRARSFRAIDLGYGREGEREYDIYLSAPDADWDAHRPVFDRVRDGFIVPLPS is encoded by the coding sequence GTGGTGTCGGACGTAGGGCGGCTCGTCGCCGGGCGCTACCGGCTCACGGAGCAGATAGGCCGCGGCGGCATGGGCACGGTGTGGCGGGCCGGGGACGAGGTCCTCGGCCGCCAGGTCGCGGTGAAGCGACTGCATGTGCAGCCGCATCTGTCCCCCGACGACCTCGTCACCCTGTACGAGCGCACGCGCCGCGAGGCGCGGAGCGCGGCCCGGATCACGCACCCGAACGTGATCGTCGTCCATGACGTCGTGGACGACCGCGTGGACGACCGGGTGGACGGTGCTCGGGGCGGCTTCGAGAGCGGCACCGGTGACGGCCGGCCCTGCATCGTCATGGAGTACGTCCCGGCGCCCACACTCGCCGATCTCCTCACGGACGGCCGGACCCTCCCTCCCGAGGAGGCCGCCCGTATCGGTCTGGGCATGGTCGCCGCGCTGCGCGCCGCGCACGCCGCCGGCGTACTGCACCGCGACGTCAAGCCCGGCAACGTCCTCCTCGGCGCCGAAGGCCGGATCGTCCTCACCGACTTCGGCATCGCGATGACCGCGGACGCCTCGACCCTGACCAAGACCGGCGAGATGGTCGGCTCCATCCACTACATGGCCCCGGAGCGGATCCGCGGCCAGAAGCCCGGCCCCGCTTCGGACCTGTGGGCCCTGGGCGCGACCCTCTACCAGGCCGTCGAGGGCCGCCCGCCGTTCCGCCGCCTCACCGCCATGGAGGCCGCGTACGCCATCGCCGTGGACCCCCTGGAGCCGTTGAAGCAGGGCGGCGCCCTGAAACCCCTCATCGAGGCCCTCCTCGCCAAGGACCCGGCCGACCGCCCCACGACGGAGCAGACCGAACACGCGCTGCGGGCCGTGGTGTCGGGCCAGGCGACGATCGCCCAGCCGGTGCCGGGGGCCGGGGGCCGGGTCCACGAGGGCTCGTACGGGGTCCCGTACGGCGCGGTCTCGTACGACGAGCGGGAGACCGGTGGTCGGCACACGGGCCAGAGGACACTCTCGGGCACGGGCACGGGAACGGGTGGCCGAACGGACCGGGCAACCGGCCCGGTGGCCGATCGGGAGAGGGACCACGGCGGCGGCCGGGGCGGACCGGGCCTCGACGGCCGCCCGGGTGGCTCGCCCGGCTCCCCGAACGACGCGCACGCCACGGGAGGCGCGGGCTCCGAGGGAGGCCGGCCGACCCGCCCGAGCCGGAAGAAGCGCCGGATCCTCGTCCCGGTCGCCGCCGTGACCGTGGCCGCCATGACCGTCGGGGCCGCGCTCTACGTGACGTCGAACCCCGACGGGGAGACCGCCTCACCGGGCAGGGGACCGTCCGCCACCCCGTCCTACTCCCCCTCCCCCCTACCCGACGGCTTCCACCTCGTCACGGAGAAGGGGCTCGGTGTGTCATTCCCCGTTCCGGACGGCTGGAAGGCCAGTAAGCGGACGTCCGGGGAAGTCGTCTACACCGACGAGACCGGGCTGGTCCGCCTCGCCGTCGGCGTCGTGGACCCCGCCGGCTCACACCCCATGACCCACTTCAAAGACATCGAAGCGAACACGAAGGTCAACTACCCCACCTCGTACCGAAAGCTCCGCATGCAGAAGACCACCTTCCGTGGGCAGCCGGCCGCGGTGTGGGAGTTCACCTTCCAGGGACGGGCCCGGTCCTTCCGCGCCATCGACCTCGGTTACGGCCGGGAAGGCGAACGGGAGTACGACATCTACCTTTCGGCCCCGGACGCGGACTGGGACGCCCACCGCCCAGTCTTCGACAGGGTCAGGGACGGCTTCATCGTGCCTCTTCCCTCGTAG
- a CDS encoding DapH/DapD/GlmU-related protein, whose amino-acid sequence MDHHQRPPAGSFPRSDHSDRFDHCPWLFETEAPKEQRAAQRERQRSLGGDSEVGERCYVAGSAAVFPDLLRLGDDSYIAAHAYVTGTLTTGADCTLNPFTVARGTISLGTGVRIGAHTSLLGFNHSMAPDRPIHRQPQSSQGITIGDDVWIGSHVVVVDGVTIGDHCVIGAGAVVTKDVPAWTVAAGNPARRIRDRRETGGREQAEGRAREGGVAAGRGTGGLVGGDVLARFADTARAQAADILASRWNGDHYTDRPGATPTVRAHCDAVEIADLLLSSVPEQLDRARHIERLVSLQDRETGLVPELGEQPPPLDSDGFIGEGPALYHVLSVGYALDLLGASFPQPIRGVSDMTADQLVARLDDLPWRDNAWGAGAWIDSWSTAAHWNLRHPVSTGLTPGTLEALFGWLLTRADPWTGMWGSPSTTTGRLQVVNGYYRLTRGSFAQFGVPVPHPERVVDAVLDHARDTRYFGAGRENACNVLDVAHPLWLCTRQLSGGGGSDDSYRSAEIRRWAEPRLAAVLTRWQDGRGFGFGPGTAGPGPEPGLQGTEMWLAIVWLLADLLGRSELLGYRPRGVHRPEPAGGA is encoded by the coding sequence ATGGATCACCACCAGCGGCCGCCCGCAGGCTCCTTCCCCCGCTCCGACCACTCCGACCGCTTCGACCACTGCCCCTGGCTGTTCGAGACGGAGGCGCCCAAGGAGCAACGGGCCGCGCAGCGGGAGCGGCAGCGGTCGCTCGGCGGGGACAGTGAGGTGGGCGAGCGTTGCTATGTGGCCGGGTCGGCGGCGGTCTTCCCCGACCTCCTGCGACTCGGCGACGACTCGTACATCGCCGCCCACGCCTACGTCACCGGCACCTTGACCACCGGCGCGGACTGCACGCTGAACCCGTTCACCGTTGCCCGCGGCACCATCTCCCTGGGCACCGGCGTACGCATCGGCGCCCACACCTCGCTCCTCGGCTTCAACCACTCCATGGCCCCCGACCGGCCGATCCACCGACAGCCCCAGAGCAGCCAGGGCATCACCATCGGCGACGACGTCTGGATCGGCTCCCACGTGGTCGTCGTCGACGGCGTCACGATCGGCGACCACTGCGTGATCGGCGCCGGGGCTGTGGTGACGAAGGACGTGCCGGCGTGGACGGTGGCGGCGGGGAATCCCGCCCGGCGGATTCGGGACCGCCGGGAGACGGGGGGCCGGGAGCAGGCGGAGGGCCGGGCCCGGGAGGGCGGAGTGGCTGCGGGGCGGGGGACGGGAGGCCTGGTCGGGGGTGACGTCCTGGCCCGGTTCGCCGACACCGCCCGCGCCCAGGCCGCCGACATCCTCGCGAGCCGCTGGAACGGCGACCACTACACCGACCGCCCCGGCGCCACGCCCACCGTGCGCGCACACTGCGACGCCGTGGAGATCGCCGATCTCCTGCTGTCATCCGTCCCCGAGCAACTGGACCGGGCGCGACACATCGAGCGCCTCGTCTCTCTCCAGGACCGGGAAACCGGCCTGGTACCCGAACTCGGCGAGCAGCCGCCCCCCTTGGACAGCGACGGCTTCATCGGCGAGGGCCCGGCGCTGTACCACGTCCTGTCGGTGGGCTACGCGCTGGATCTCCTGGGCGCTTCCTTCCCCCAACCGATTCGCGGCGTCAGTGACATGACGGCTGATCAACTCGTCGCGCGTCTCGATGACCTGCCCTGGCGGGACAACGCGTGGGGTGCCGGTGCCTGGATCGACTCCTGGTCCACAGCCGCCCATTGGAACCTCCGTCACCCCGTCAGCACCGGCCTCACCCCGGGCACCCTCGAAGCCCTCTTCGGCTGGCTCCTCACCCGGGCCGACCCCTGGACCGGCATGTGGGGCAGCCCTTCGACCACCACCGGCCGCCTCCAGGTGGTGAACGGCTACTACCGGCTCACACGCGGTTCCTTCGCACAGTTCGGGGTACCCGTCCCCCATCCGGAAAGGGTGGTGGACGCGGTCCTGGACCACGCCCGCGACACCCGGTACTTCGGCGCGGGCCGGGAGAACGCCTGCAACGTTCTGGACGTCGCGCATCCGCTGTGGCTGTGCACACGGCAGTTGAGTGGCGGAGGCGGGAGCGATGACAGCTACCGGTCGGCCGAGATCCGCAGGTGGGCCGAACCGCGACTCGCTGCCGTCCTGACCCGCTGGCAGGACGGAAGAGGGTTCGGATTCGGACCGGGTACGGCGGGGCCGGGCCCGGAACCAGGGTTGCAGGGCACCGAGATGTGGTTGGCCATCGTCTGGCTGCTGGCCGATCTGCTGGGCCGCTCCGAACTCCTGGGCTATCGGCCACGTGGAGTGCACCGCCCCGAACCGGCGGGCGGAGCGTGA
- a CDS encoding alpha/beta fold hydrolase, protein MVKTVKTPSSGRNIAYETWGDPDAHPVFLLHGTPGSRLGPRLRTFDLHKLGVRLIAYDRPGYGDSDRHENRTVVDAAEDVNAIAGDLDLKKYSVVGRSGGAPHALACAARNIGSQVASVAALVSIAPRDAENDGLDWHKEMSESNVSTYALLDRHAPDVTELGALLARNAETIRRDPTVFLASLHQEMPSVDRAIVEDAGIRQHLLRNYLSAVGQAEKGEGATVDPRAPMGWVDDLVAFRSDWGFALEAIDGSVPVMLWHGERDVFAPVAHFHYLTKKIPSAKAVLQPSAAHFAALPALPQVLVWARDTAGS, encoded by the coding sequence GTGGTCAAGACAGTGAAGACGCCGTCCAGCGGACGGAACATCGCCTACGAGACCTGGGGCGATCCGGACGCACACCCGGTGTTTCTGCTGCACGGAACTCCCGGAAGCCGACTCGGGCCCCGACTGCGCACCTTCGACCTCCACAAGCTCGGTGTGCGGCTCATCGCCTACGACCGACCGGGGTATGGCGACTCCGACCGCCATGAGAACCGCACGGTGGTCGACGCCGCCGAGGACGTCAATGCCATCGCCGGGGACCTGGATCTCAAGAAGTACTCCGTGGTGGGCAGATCGGGAGGCGCGCCGCACGCCCTGGCCTGCGCGGCCCGGAACATCGGCAGCCAGGTGGCGAGCGTCGCCGCGTTGGTCTCGATCGCCCCGCGGGATGCCGAGAACGACGGACTGGACTGGCACAAGGAGATGTCCGAGTCCAATGTGTCGACCTATGCCCTGCTCGACCGCCATGCCCCCGACGTGACCGAGCTGGGTGCGCTGCTGGCCCGTAACGCCGAGACCATCCGCCGCGATCCCACCGTGTTCCTCGCGTCGCTCCACCAGGAGATGCCGAGCGTGGACCGGGCGATCGTGGAAGACGCCGGTATCCGCCAGCATCTCCTCAGGAACTATCTGTCGGCGGTGGGGCAGGCCGAGAAGGGCGAGGGAGCCACGGTCGATCCGCGCGCGCCGATGGGCTGGGTCGACGACCTGGTCGCGTTCCGCTCGGACTGGGGGTTCGCGTTAGAGGCGATCGACGGTTCCGTGCCCGTGATGCTCTGGCACGGCGAGCGCGACGTCTTCGCCCCCGTGGCCCATTTCCACTACCTCACCAAGAAGATTCCCTCGGCCAAGGCCGTGCTCCAGCCGTCCGCGGCCCACTTCGCGGCGCTGCCGGCCCTGCCACAGGTGCTCGTCTGGGCTCGCGACACGGCCGGGAGCTGA